Genomic window (Saccharomyces eubayanus strain FM1318 chromosome XVI, whole genome shotgun sequence):
GTGTAAAACACTCGCCATGAATGTTTTCCTTGCATATATGTTGGCTACACTCAAACCCTTATTGAACTTAACGTTGTCCTTCAATGTTTTTGCGGAATAGTTTATTCTTTGTTGCCAGTAGAACTTGAAAGCCCAAAACGTTAGCCATGCATTTATGAGTCCGGAATCTATTTGGTAGTACCAATCTGTAATATTAAAGTAAGATAACCCAAAGCAAAGAGGGAACATTAGTATTGAATATCTCAACGAAACCCGGGCATTCAATAAGGGATTTTTCCAGGCAGTCATAACATATCCGGCATTTTTGTATTCGTTTCGAAGGTTATGACTTAATGTGTTGAAATGTGGGAATTGCCAGGCAAACAATAGCCCGGCTAGGCACCAAGACCCTGGATGGGAAAGGGGGCTTGCAGCTGCCCATCCCATTAATGGAGGAATGGTTCCGACTAGGGCACCGAGCCATGTGTTAATGatgtgttttcttttcatagACGTATAGGCCCAGCCATATAACGCAATGTTCGAAGCACCGAGTATAGCCACGGTAGGGTTAACGCCAAAGTACAAAGTGGACACACCTAAAGACCCGATAAGTGCGGCAAACTCAAATGCCTGCACAGGTGTAACATCGCCCCTAACAACAGGTCTCGCCTGAGTTCTGACCATCTGCCTATCAAATTCAGGTTCTCTGCCCATATTTATAGCATTTGCGGAACCAGAACATAACGTAGTGCCCACCGTTAGGCATAGTAATTCACTGACCGAAGCCGGATACGGGGATAGGGCATACGAACATATGGCACTCAACATCACCAGAATGGTGAGCCGAGGTTTGGTCAATTGAAGATAGGGaattataatttttttctttaaagtCTGCAAGTCGAAACCTTGGCCGGTTGCCTGTGATGACctttttgatttcctttCCTTTGGGTCTACTAGTTTGACTTTGAATGGCAGCTGTGCGCTTGGATCGGGCAAGGCTCCCGCTTCCGAAGCATTTGAAACGTCATCTGTGCATCGTAGAGTCTTCAAGGCAGTGGATTCTACCTTTTTGTCGAGTTTCGGAACCCTATCACCGTACCCAAAATTGGGAGTGAATTCTATTGGCGCAgtatttatatgttgttgctgttttcCCCCACGGTTCCCGCTAATATAGCGAACTCCACTGAACCGGATTTGTATCGGGATATCGGTCGCGTATGTGGTGATTCGCAGATATACgtttcctttattttgaGCCAGAACATTTCTCATCAAATGAGCAGATGTTCGAGGAAAGTAACTCATCTACaggaaaaaaggaaagccAGGATAAGAAATACTGTtgaactgaaaaaaacaaaccaGTGTAAGATAACTGTCCACGTTTGAGTCGCGTTTGTACCAGCTTCCACGAGTTCCTTCTTTGCGTAGTTTTATTTAACGATGGATCTACGTCAATGGGCTTGCAAGCATAAAAAAAGTCATCTTAATAAATTCCCTTTACGCAACGCGCGGACATGGACAAATAAATAACCATTTTTGGcttgtcaaaaaaaataaaaacaaaaaaaatataacttGTCTGGTCTATTTACTGGAATAAGAGGTACGTAAGAAttgtatataaaataagTCTCCGGGCTAAGAATTCAGCGGAGTATCGCTCGTTTGTGCTTGTGTATATGTGTGTAGGATTAGTTTTTGTCCCAGCCTAACTCCACTGCCTCACCGTAAGTTGGGTAATCAATGTAACCTTCTGCGGACATGGTGTAGAAAGTAGCTCTATCGTACTTGTTCAATGGCAGACCCTTTTCCAAACGGTCCACCAAGTCCGGGTTGGCAATGAAGAATCTGCCGTAAGCGATCAACGTTCTGTCACGCttgacttcttctttgacgGCATCTGGGTGCAACGCAAAGTTACCGGCTTTAACGATAGGGCCTTTCCAAATGGAGTAAGCGAAATCGTTGCTACCTTCATCGTAGTCCCCTTCGCCTTCATCCAGGGTCAGGTCGGTAACACGAGGCTCGACCAGATGGACAAAGGCCAACCGCTTACCGGCCTTGGCTCGTCTCTCCAATTCGCCCAAGACATAAGCGTATTGAGCAACAATATGCGGCTCAGCACCGCCGGACATGCTGTTGAAAGTGCCGTAGGGAGACAACCTCAAGCCAACCCTGTCGTGGCCGATGGCGTCGGACACAGCGTMAACGACCTCCAGAGTGAAGCGGGCCCTGTTTTCAATGGACCCGCCGTACTCATCGTTCCTGGTGTTGGAACGAGGGTCCAAGAACTGGTTCAGCAAGTACCCATTGGCGCTATGAATCTCCACACCGTCAGCGCCGGCCAAGAAAACGGCATTCTTAGCGGCGTGTACGTACTCCTTGACGTACTGCTTAATGTCGTCCTTGGTCAAGGTGTGTGCTGGGACCTTTGCGGCGTTGGCCGTGTCCTCCATGTACACTGCATCTGATGCAGA
Coding sequences:
- the COX10 gene encoding protoheme IX farnesyltransferase, encoding MSYFPRTSAHLMRNVLAQNKGNVYLRITTYATDIPIQIRFSGVRYISGNRGGKQQQHINTAPIEFTPNFGYGDRVPKLDKKVESTALKTLRCTDDVSNASEAGALPDPSAQLPFKVKLVDPKERKSKRSSQATGQGFDLQTLKKKIIIPYLQLTKPRLTILVMLSAICSYALSPYPASVSELLCLTVGTTLCSGSANAINMGREPEFDRQMVRTQARPVVRGDVTPVQAFEFAALIGSLGVSTLYFGVNPTVAILGASNIALYGWAYTSMKRKHIINTWLGALVGTIPPLMGWAAASPLSHPGSWCLAGLLFAWQFPHFNTLSHNLRNEYKNAGYVMTAWKNPLLNARVSLRYSILMFPLCFGLSYFNITDWYYQIDSGLINAWLTFWAFKFYWQQRINYSAKTLKDNVKFNKGLSVANIYARKTFMASVLHLPAILILAIIHKKGRWDWIYPGEAKRPQERL
- the OYE3 gene encoding NADPH dehydrogenase; the protein is MPFVKDFEPVSLENTNLFKPIKVGNTQLAHRVVMPPLTRMRASHPGNVPNKQWAAEYYRQRAQRPGTMIITEGTFISPQAGGYDNAPGIWSDEQVAQWKDILLAIHDKKSFAWVQLWALGRASFPDAMARDGLRYDSASDAVYMEDTANAAKVPAHTLTKDDIKQYVKEYVHAAKNAVFLAGADGVEIHSANGYLLNQFLDPRSNTRNDEYGGSIENRARFTLEVVXAVSDAIGHDRVGLRLSPYGTFNSMSGGAEPHIVAQYAYVLGELERRAKAGKRLAFVHLVEPRVTDLTLDEGEGDYDEGSNDFAYSIWKGPIVKAGNFALHPDAVKEEVKRDRTLIAYGRFFIANPDLVDRLEKGLPLNKYDRATFYTMSAEGYIDYPTYGEAVELGWDKN